The Actinomycetota bacterium genome contains a region encoding:
- the aroC gene encoding chorismate synthase has protein sequence MEFLTAGESHGKALCGIINDYPSGISIHKELIDNELLRRQKGYGRGSRMKIEKDEVEILSGIRNNFTLGSPISFMVSNKDWENWTDIMAPFSYCDKSEKKVDLVENPRPGHADLTGSIKYRFNDIRNVIERSSARETAMRVVIGSFSKQFLKYLDIEVKSFVSQIGRVALKEEFEKNPDDDYFNRAEESDLRCPDEKTAREMKDEIDKASESGDTLGGSFIIRIKNIPCGIGSYIQWNKRLDALLSYYLMSIPSVKALEIGNGIKASASWGTGVHDEIFYNENKKFYRATNNAGGIEGGMSNGEDIILKIFLKPIPTTLQGLKTVNIRNKSRQTSIKERSDICAVPSASVIGEAMSAIAVMNAVQDKFGRDNILEIVENYKNYIRYIKNI, from the coding sequence ATGGAATTTTTAACAGCGGGCGAATCGCATGGAAAGGCTCTGTGCGGCATCATAAATGACTACCCATCAGGCATATCTATACATAAGGAACTGATAGACAATGAGCTTCTTCGACGCCAGAAAGGTTATGGAAGAGGCAGCAGAATGAAAATAGAAAAAGATGAAGTAGAGATACTGTCAGGAATCAGAAATAATTTTACTCTGGGCTCTCCTATTTCTTTTATGGTCAGCAATAAAGACTGGGAAAACTGGACTGATATCATGGCTCCTTTTTCTTATTGTGATAAATCTGAAAAAAAAGTAGATTTGGTTGAAAATCCAAGACCGGGACATGCGGATCTTACCGGTTCAATCAAATACAGGTTCAATGATATAAGAAATGTTATTGAAAGAAGCAGTGCAAGAGAAACAGCAATGCGTGTGGTCATCGGCTCTTTTTCAAAACAGTTTTTAAAATACCTGGATATAGAAGTAAAAAGCTTTGTAAGCCAAATAGGCAGAGTGGCTTTGAAAGAAGAATTTGAAAAAAATCCTGATGATGATTATTTTAACAGAGCTGAAGAGTCAGATTTAAGATGCCCTGATGAAAAGACTGCACGGGAAATGAAGGATGAAATAGACAAGGCATCTGAATCCGGAGATACTCTTGGCGGAAGTTTTATAATACGCATAAAAAATATACCCTGCGGAATCGGTTCCTATATACAGTGGAATAAAAGACTGGATGCATTGCTTTCTTACTATCTCATGAGCATACCTTCAGTAAAAGCACTTGAAATAGGAAACGGTATAAAAGCATCCGCTTCATGGGGAACCGGGGTTCATGATGAAATTTTTTATAATGAAAATAAAAAATTTTACAGAGCTACAAATAATGCTGGCGGTATTGAAGGCGGAATGTCTAATGGAGAAGATATTATTTTAAAAATATTTTTAAAGCCCATACCTACCACGCTTCAGGGACTTAAAACAGTCAATATAAGAAACAAAAGCCGACAGACAAGCATTAAGGAAAGATCTGATATATGTGCTGTCCCCTCAGCTTCAGTAATTGGTGAGGCAATGTCCGCAATTGCCGTGATGAATGCAGTACAGGATAAATTCGGAAGAGACAATATTCTGGAAAT